The genomic DNA atttaatctagtttatgcttgtctcggtggttgcattgtgtttatcggtgtcgctttccttgattaagtgaggttagaaaactcttAACGGATGACTAACGTATCTTTAggggattttcatagacatttatcaattgcacgttaaagaacaatcttaggtggttaaagtgtgtttatcgttttagctttccaaatgattgtcatgttaggattcccgaaagggatactaattgtcttgaaAATGGAAAATGGATCAAATGTTTCAAGtgacaaaaccgacttagttTATATACTTTGGTTGTGTATAAAGCAAGGCTATAtacctattttttttatttggagTCTATTATGTTGTTTTACATctttgtttatgcttactttagtttttaGAAAGTCACATAACTTATCTTTCTTCCATTAATTTAATGataaaggtctagtattattccTCTGCCCCCTTacttggatcgatacttggttcttacagatgctttactacatatatgacggggtacactttccctttcgtgtgtgttttaatgttgaagtataaatcacttttataaatttaaaaccgaatcgTGTGTTAGATTCAttgtaaaaacatgtatatacgcacacacatcaagtttttggcgccgttgccggggacgtGGCGAGCTTTAGGAATGACCCGAGTCATTAttttatcggtgtatatacttgttaatatttgtgaatagtttcgtgattatttattcactgatttgtttgttaatgtttcttgtttttaattttatttattcgTTTTCAAGATTATTTTATACACTTGCGAATTTTTATTCCATTTATTTGTTCAAATTCGAACTTGTTATTCTTTTATTCTTTAAATTTTCGGCTccgaaaaatcatttttacactaGCCGATCCGATTATTTTCATTGTtttaatttttacaaaattttggGCTCGcttttgaatttttataaaatttccagCCCATTTTTACAAAGATTCTATatcttttcagcaaaaaaaaaccagcattattatattaataaaatattcattgtgtcatTTTTCGTTCGCAGGTTGATGTTTTCAACCCCCGCTCCTGAAGTTGTTGAGCCGTCAGACGAGCCTGAGCGTGATCTGAGGAGACGTCTTCGCGAAAGATCTCGTGCGGTTGGCCTGCTACTCACAGCAGGTGAGTCGGAGCAGGTCGTGCCCGCTGAGGCCGAGGGCCCAGCCGACGAAGGACACATCATCATGGCGGACGACGAGCGGCCTTTGAATGAATCAAATCAGCCCGGACGTGAAGGCCTGCAGCCGAGTATTATTAGACCTACGATAGATgcacctacttttgaaattaaatctaTTATTATAAATATGGTGCAGAATTCGGTGCAGTTTGACGGATGTGAGCACGAGGATCCCGGACGACATATCGCTTCTTTTCTCGAGGTTTGTTCAACATTCAAGATTCGAGATGTTTCGGAGGATGCtgttcggttgaggttgtttccatTCTCATTGCGGGACAAAGCCAGAGCTTGGCATATGTCACTTCCAGCtaggtccatcaggacctggaatgaGCTGGCGGAGCTGTTCATGCAGAAATACTTCCCTCCTGAGAAAACAACCAAGCTGAGAAACAGGATTGTGACCTTTCGCCAAGATGAGGGAGAGTCGTTGCACgcggcttgggagagattcaaaGATTTATTACTTGATGTTCCATATCATGGCTTCTCCAAAAGACAGCTGGTCTTGACGTTCTATCAAGGGCTTAGTTACGACATGCAAGAGAGATTAGATATGAATGCAGGAGGCGATCTAGGAACAAAGACGCCGAACGAAGCCtatgatattatagaaaaagctgcgttgaagTCTGGCTCGTGTCAAGCAGGAGAGAGAGGCcggacatcatcatcatcttctcgcCCAGGAGTGCACGCTGTGGACGACTACACagccattactgcacaaatctcaGCTCTTTCAGCGAAATTCGACAAGTCCCAGAAAGCTGCTCAAGCCAGTTCAGGGTGTGACtagtgcggagtgtcacacgagcctggtGCATGCTTTCAGGGAGTTTTATATGAGGGCCAAGAAGAAGTAGATTTCGTGAGTAATCAGGTGAGGCCGCAGAACAATCCCTACAGCAATACATACAACCCCggatggagaaatcacccaaattttgggtggcgagcgaataCGGGTAATCAAAACCTGTTAGGATTTGCACAGCGCGCTCCAGCGCCGCAGCAGGCTCAAGGTCAGCAATTCCAGCCTTATAACCAATCTTTCCAGCCGCGTCCCTACTCGTACCAAAATGAGGGCACTGGGAGTAGTTCCCAGCAACAGGCCGCTCAGTCAAGCTCTAAGCTGGAAAAAATGATGGCTCAACTCCTTTCTAGCTCTACGAGTGCAAATCAGTTGGcagaaaaacgataccaacaaagcgaagatcaTTTTTTAGCTCATGAGGGAGAAATGAAGAGTCAGAAAGCCTcaattcagaatatcgagaatcaggttggtcagctggcgaAAATGATGTCTGAGAGACCCCCAGGTAGTCTTCCAGGTAATACGGAGCCAAATCCGCACGGGCATGTAAATGCGGTGATGACCAGGAGTGGCAAAGCGACAGGACCCAACACATCAGACCCACCACCGATCGCTGAAAAGGTCCAGACTGACACACCAGACGAGGTGCAAGATAGGTTGTgccccagcaagtacagcaccaGTCAAGGAGCCAGccaaagattacactcctccaGTACCATATCCGGGCCGGCTGAAGAAACAGAAAAATGAAGAACAATACAGTAAATTCCTTGAAATGTTTAAACAATTGCATATAAGCacaccgtttgttgaagccttggcccagatgtcGAAGTATGCGAAGTTCTTGAAGGACATCCTCTCGAATAAGCAGAAGCTTGAGGATATGTCCTGTGTGGTGATGAACGAAAGCTGCTCTGCCATTCTTCAAAATCATCTACCCACAAAAAATGGGAGATCCTAGCAGTTTCACGCTTCCTTGTTTGATTGGAAatatgtctgttagccatgcattggctgacttgggagcgagtatcaaCCTTATGCCCTATAAGGTTTTTACAAAGTTGGATCTAGGTGAGTTGTCGCCTACACGTATGAGCATTCGACTAGCCGATCGTTCTATCAAGTATCCGCGTGGATTTGTAGAGAATATGCTTGTTAAGATTGATAAGTTTGTGTTTCCCGTGGATTTTGTTATCCTGGATATGAATGAGGACTCTAGGGTGCTTTTGATTCTCGGACGTCCATTCTTGAATACAGCTCGGACCATTGTAGATGTAGCCGCAGGGCAGATTACACTCCGAGTGAATGACGAGCATGTGACCTTTGATATAAAGCGGTAAATGCAGCACCCGCAGAGTCAGGATGATGCGCTTTACTATGTTGACATTGTCAACACGTATGTGAGCACACATTTCCAGGGCACGATCGaggagattgattcggacacacatCTGTTGTGTGGGGACCTAgatggcattacgcaggagggccacgatttcgagcagccagtatatcagattggtgacgatggttcccagagtccggatcGATTTATAGAAATTGATCGTGAGAATGCAGAAAAGTCGaagccttcggttgaagatccaCCGTCTTTGGAGCTTAGGGAGCTTCCGCCCCATTTGGAGTACGCATTTCTAGACAAGGAGAGCCGGCTGCTGGTCATTATCTCATCATCTTTGGTGGACGAGGATAAGAGCAGACTGCTTGGTTTTTTGAAACTTCATAAGAAAGCATTAGCATGGAATATTATGGATTTCAaaggcatcaatccttctttttgtactcgcAAAATTCTGATGGAAGAAGAGTACAAACCCTGTGCACAGCCTCAGAGGCGGTTGAATCCGAATGCAAGATGTGGTCAAGAAAGAAGTGATTAACTTGTTGGATACCGGATTGATTTATCCTATATCTGACTATGTGTGGGTGAGTCCAGTGCAGGTAATACCCAAGAAAGGTGGTATTACTATAGTCCCGAATGATAGGAATGAGTTGATTCCTACCCGTAcagtcactgggtggcgagtttgcattgactaccgcaaactcaatgatgctactcgcaaggatcacttcccgcttccattcatcgaccaaaTGTTGGAATGTCTGTTGGGGAAGTCGTATTACTGTTTCTTGGACGGGTTTTCTGGATACTTTAAAATTCCTATCGCTCCttaggatcaggagaagactacctttacttgCCTTTTTGGCACATTCTCCTACCGTCAGATGCCTTTTGGGTTATGCAATGCACCGGCaaccttccagagatgcatggttgcaattttccatgatatgatcggggattctatggaggttttcatggatgacttttcagTGTTTGGAGATTCCTTTGATCAACGTCTGGAAAATTTGAAGAAGATGTTTAAGAGGTGCGAGGAGACGAATCTTGTCCTAAACTGGGAAAAGTGCCACTTCATGGTACGAGAGGGCATAGTGTTGTGACACaagatttcgcagtcatagtcgtttaacaattctacccaacgacgttgactcatgttgagttccttttgattgaagatgtgctgaaggctcttatggtcggtgaagaccacacacttagtaccatagaggtagtgtcgccatatcttcaatgcaaaaacaaatgcaccaagttcaagatcgtgtgtagtgtagtttttctcatgaattttaaGTTGTCTCGacgcgtaagcgatgaccttttcccgttgcataagaacgcagccaAGACCTTGGTTGGATGCTTCGCAATACACGACGAAAGCGTCATTTCTGTCGGGAAAAGcaaggataggagcattgcaaagcatgtccttgagagtttgaaaataTTCCTCTTGCTTGGGACCCCAAACAAAATGTTTGTCTTTTTGAGTCAAGgaagtgagaggaacggcgaCTTAGAAAAGTTCGGAATAAAGCGACGATAATAACTAGCCAATCCAAAGAATGAACGAATCTCAGACGGAGACTTAGGAGCAATCCAATTCTTCACAACTTAGATTTTCACAGGgtcaacgtgaataccaagtttgttgaggacatgaccaagaaattgaacttctttcagccaaaattcacacttggagaatttggcgtaaagttgTTCATTACGCAAAAGTTCGAGGATAGGACGCAAGTGTCGCTGATGTGCGTAGTGTGTTATAcgtttttagttatattttaagccctttttaacactttagtcaagttttaaatttataaaacacgatattctactaaaactaaacacacatatgggcaagtgcacccatcgtgagcgtagtgtagtgtagcgttggtaagataccgaggtcgtccaaggacacaagagcttttagtaccggtttatcctcaacgtctaatcaaatcaaaattttagaaaaggtgttaaacatgaaaacaaaaactaaaaatgctgaaaaataaaataaaataaaaaacagatagacaagatgaatcacttggatccgactcgcctttagtgtaacctttgatgatttctgaACTTTCGCACtctttaagagattatcttagttatagttgtaggcccctcttttgaaggtgacgttaccctcaacccagtagtttgagtcagcaaggatacaatcctaaagggtcagaatattggaagataattaattaagttattaatgcgtaatgtggtacgcccctcttttgaaggtgacgttaccctcgccTAAGTGGTTTGAGCCAGCAGGGATATAATCCCAAATagtcgggttaatgtattaatagtagtttacatatgaggggatcaagccattcgtaccctcgccatccaataccagtgggtattgatggaggtcctagtaagcttgacccaggtccttgcaggatctatacactgaacaaggcatgaaccttaccaaaccattcccttaaccccgaccaggtagccaacatatctctatatagaccgtcgaaatatgaatggtgaaaatcttttattttttatagacagtaaaattatgccaagacaccacggacaaatgataagaaagcttcaccttcaacataagaaactaattattaaagtcattaatacaaaaccaaataaaaagtgagaaaagattaaaaatcaaaagtattacactaaatgcttatcttcaccaagtgatgtaagagacttgggcaaacatggcctttgattgtctagaactcttactatcaatcttggatcccgagactactatacacactctaagatggatgatggatgatggtggtgcatgtgggttgtagtggtggtggagtgtgggtgaagtgggagagacgTGGTTTGCCAAgtgatgcctttgaagtgaaacatgcacctctatttatagcctgcacagatgcccggacacggccccgtgttcattggGCACGGTCACGTGtccatcctctttctctttcttcattaattgcaatttgtctaTATTAGCTCCACACACCCCCGTggctgctgggcacggccccgtgtgcagaagcgtatctgtactatcaagatttgcaagtttctgcgaatcttagcgttgatcACGACCCGTGTGGagctgggcatgcccccgtgctgggaatagaagcttctacaactttgtcttttctgtagacacttggccacgcccccgtgtccgcagaacacggggccgtggtcagccttctgtttctttgttttAACTTGGGAAGATGCCATCgagaggtcgggcatgccacgtttactccttttcttgtatttatgttagattttgctgcatatttgtttcttttgttcatttacgctcatttaatcctgaaaatacaaaaggaagacaaaagcacacttttttccaacattagtactaaaaagggttagttttatgcctcaattgatgtattttatatgttgcattttacacacatcaaatacccccacacttgaatctttgcttgtcctcaagcaaaaccctttataatgtggcttacactccaaaatggaatgggtagaagagaagttttgggcttgttttgagtgtcgggaatccaagatcttttctTAGGCTTTATTTGTATGTTATTTACAATCatattcgttatgatttgtttagaacgtttcataagaggaaattacttatttaggcataacatgcctctttaaaatttcatttatacacaagttcacatacctcacgggagatcacttaacagtcggccgaagatgtatttttgtgaaacactcaagaccggcatggaacttacttctaccatatgcttgccaagcaatcaattctcctcctttttaactataaacctttgtaaatatcaagaggtcttggggaagggttaggcttgacttaaaggtaggtggttttgggtgaGTGATTAGTAAAAAGCGCTAAaaacgtaaaaagcgtcggtcatcgtaaaactttttgtttttgtgatttttattcaaacaaagcattttcaaacaaagtttctttgaggaacttgtttgtttattgctatacTTCATTTTTTTATACGGGAtcgtcacaagaaaaccgagctttttactaaaataaagggtttgaaaataaaaagggttttggtggataAAGGtatttgttttgtgggtttagaaacgaaaatgtttaggctcaaaggagttaactagggggattttcggtaggtgataaaaaatgaaaaataatggtgttgaaaagaaaaagggttagtcctaatgcatccatcatttacttacttgggtttcaGTTGGTAAgaaccgggaatgtatcgtcatagcaagttctagagttgtaagaaatcaagcggctattcactcaagaaatgaaaaatgagcatttgaTTTAAAGATGTATGCTTTTATGCTCactaaaggctcaaaactcactttttgtgggaatgagtttataatatgatcaagtatatataatcaaattttaactagatttgtcatgttgTTTCAttattttcttatgttggttctttttattgctatcggttgtaaatttgtaacaatataacctttttagaacatGGTATTCcgaaattaaaccaagacaagtaaaaaaaagttttttgaaagaatttggggtgattagcggttccaatagagttttgtgtaaggcttgttattaagacttgcaaaattcaaggtgtGTCGCGCTccagtcaaagataatatttatatgccctaaatacccttaacaaatagctagtggtagtgaggggtcgaaccacaaagagtatgtggattgtgtacggatttgattgaattatgaaaaGTTGTCACTATTATGAAGACTGCTACgatatatttttgtgtttttgattgatTGGAGTATATGAAATAGAATTACTAAAATGATTAATTAGATTAACTATGAGAAATTACTAAATGCAAGAATTGAAAATGATTGTTTGAACAATAATgggaaaacaaggttcacacccggtttcaacaattgcaagacttagggttactgtgtaatttaattagttttacttgaaatagttcattaacgggtcgcaatcacaaagcttaggtgtcaatcgctatcaacgtcgtaaacaatggaccatgatacacttcgttactttggactaacaaatcctatcgaaagacaaggcataaatacgtgcattcatttcataaagtcaaatttaatcattcactcgacagtttgcaaattcaataccaacgtaaGACAATTGTCCAAGATTCAAatgcaattcaagttgtcacaaaacaattaacacacataataaaccctaaaccttacaaaagtctacaccagggtgaaacctccaaggaattagccgagcatgatcgaagaaacttgatcaccgaATGTTGAAAGCTTGACTTGAATCATCGTGAAGCGTGAAGATGGATTGATGGATGAAGGTTGGGGTTTTgcttgaatgatgatgatgaatggaTGTGTGGATTGGTGGATTGAGGAATTGGTGCAGCTAGGGTATTTGGAATCAAGAAGATGACGATGAATTGTTCTTGATTTGCGTCGTAAGAAGCATGGATGGATGGAATGGTTGACGATTTTTCTTGAATATTGGCTCCCAGATCAAGTTCAAACCTCCCAAGAATGTGTAACCCCCCGAATTATGGCCAACAACCTCTTTTCATTCGTTTGTTTGACCCAATTCACGCCACAACCGCACAGCAACATCTGAGGACCGTCGCCGACGATGGATGTGTCCGTCGATGACGGTGCGTGTATTCCCATATATCACCGACGAACTAACTCGCTGTCTACGGATGATTCAGGCGACGGAACATGTACCAGCCGTCGGCGACGGACCTTTTggtcgtcggcgacggcccttaaAACTCAACATTTCTATTTTCCTCATCTTGGCTTGCCGGTTGACCCGTTCCGCATCCCGGTGGTTTGTTTTTCATCCCGATgactcgtaaagctcccgaaaagctccttaaactccgttagacctgcaaaatacatatctaatcaaaagtaggcaattcaaaactaaaacttgtgtaaaaacgtcaaattaaacaattacaagcaccagttttcgaccacgtatcacatccccacacttttcttttgcttgtcctcaagcaaatctgtttttcactttcacgtgggtcgaacaaatgaatacactccccattcccgagacgaaggttaaggtccaatgtcatgctaaagttcaaactctttacaatattcAACTATGTAATGGTGACATGATTTTATTTgcacaaatggttacccaagattaacccgcctatgaaaccaacaattcatgcacatccctcacaatgttctctccactcggcttataaATTGGCTAAtatttataatgtattagcacttaaaaGAATATTCACTCAAAACCGGTTAGAACATATACCCGCataagcttgcaactcaatcattctccactattgATCACGAACACTAAGCATAAGTCATAAGGTcttgtaagggttgtaacggggctaggctaagggtaggaattaGAATATTTTTAAAATGGCTAAGGCGAtgaaatttcaatttttattacaaaccacGAACCTagacaaaactaaatataactaTCAACTATAAGGCAacaactttcgccttttattcaacgactactaacacatctttttgtattttctcaatGCCTTTTCAACTCTTTTTcacaacattttctgattttgattttttttttattttgtaaacaATCAAAAACAACTATACAAATGCAATTCCTATAATCGAaatttcatcacacgggtttaaaagaaaaggtttaacggttatgggctatagggtggtcaaacgaaaggtttaggctcaaattggGCGACTAAGGGAttatttgggtaaggatagataaatggttttaagagaaaaggtttacctaatgccttaatcattctcgtgcttgtatttggtctatagtctcaaacgtatcaaaagttgcaagttctacaatatatgactaatggtccactcaaacaaagaaacacaaacatgtaatctatgatataaaagtggctcaaattCTCACATATCCagaagggtatggtatgtgacatgcataaactactagtttcttaggcgaattattcccaaataatcacccactaaatacccgtcatgctattaacttgaacttgaccatgacaaaagaccaaatggtttgtgacatccctcgttgacttagttacttgcgcttttaagatcgctttttagacaagatattttgaaaaatttttgaaattttcccccatccccacacttgaggtaaacattgtcctcaatgtgtagtgtttaaatgaacgggtcaaaacgaaaatttttactactcccccatccccacacttgaagcaCATATTGTCCTCGATGTGTGAAAACTAGAGTATTTAACACACAAGAGATGTGACATGGCTAATTCCCCCAAATTTTCACCCCGGAAATTATAATACAcaatacaatccacttattcctAACTAAGAATCAAAGTGAAaggaaacacatgcacctgatttttatcGCTTGAGGCTCATATCTCCTTCGTCTCTTCATAAAAGTGGTTGTCCCGTGAACATATTGTACCTACAAgttctaatccttgtgtagaagcatgcttctcacaaccatcaaaactTGTTAGTTATCTAGTTCTACCCTTTTTATGAACACATTACCAAGCCATGCGTTATTTCACTTCGACTTttgtggaaaatattttacaacaacaacaaagctaactcactttcgtaggaatcacggttgcatttagctcatgcaacaagcccttttaaacctcccaatagcttgggaggacgagaggtctcgcGAGGGTtgtatagggaacacacccacaacgttcatttaactaggcaagaatttaaataacaaaacagaaataacaaaaacaagataatatacaacaacaacaacaaaaaacgtacctcgcctctaccgctgatatctctcATTAGGGTTCACTGGCGGGTTTGGCTGGTACGGATAACTAGTGAGGGCCTCAAACATATCCCTATAGTTATCCAGCGGGCTTGACTCTTGTTGAGGTGGCGGTTGGTACGGCATCGGAACGAAACTCGAGCCGACTGCTTCGGGCCAATGAGGGGTTGGATCGGATGGCCCTTGCGGGTAAGGAAGGTTGGGGTAATCGGTCCACCCCGAATGTTCAGCATATGGGAGACCGGCTTGATAATCTCTTTGATGGCGTTCTTGGTCATGGAGCACCTTGAAATTATTAATCGCCATCTGGTTAGAGAAAGCCATCGCTCCCCATCGGCGTTGGGCCAACTCTGCTTGTGCAGTCGGCGCCTAGCATCCTCTTCCTCCCATGCTTGTCTGCAGGCCCTTTCCTCCTCTTGCAACTGTATCATGCGTTCCATTTGTGATTTTTGCAACGCATGTTGCAGCTGCTGTTCCTCCAACTGCTTTTCCACCCTCTCGCGGAAAGATGATTGAAAACCCCATTGTTGCTGCGAGTACGCCCCTTGCGCCTCTTCCCGTTCCTTCCTACTAGCATGGTACTCTCTTGCTTCACCAATTCACGCCGACACATTGTCGTAAACCGCTTGATTTCCACGGGTCCACAACCGGTACGACGGTATTTGCCTTTGATTCACAAAATCTGCCACATTGGCAGAGATTTCCCTATGCTTCTTCCTATACCTACGCCTCGGTCCCCGCGGACCGGAAGTATCTGTCTCCTCCTCAACATCGGGCATTTCCTCATCGCCCTCTTCTTCGTCACCTTCTTCATCAACCTCCTTGTCATTAAAACGATAGCTATCCCCTTGCTCGTCTTCAACCGTGTGCAAATGCCCAAAAGCTTTCACGGTTATTTTCCAATGCCGCCTCATAGTGGCAAAGCTGAATTGATCAATGGGCTCAGACACCCATAGTGAGTCTTGAGGTAGTGCATTCTGTTGGAGAATCATGGCGCTGATCAACCTTGCATAGGGAATCATCTTTCGTTTAATCGATTCCCGTGTATCCCACGTGTTGATCATAACAACTTGATGCCACGAGAGCTTGGGCGTCCCATATAACAATGCATGCAAAACCCGACAGTCGGGTGCCTTCACCGTTCCACGGTCTCCGAACCGTACCATAATGTTCTCTAACGAGATACCTTGAAGTATCTTTCCCATCAAAGACAAATCGGTTCTTGAATCACTTGCACCCCCAGACCCCGGTAATGTGTCCTCTAGCATTCTCACCGGATCAGCATCGTTTTTCTTGTTGTCTAAAAACTGATCACACCCATAATAGTCATAAGCATCAATCCCAAGCGAGTCGAACCTCGCAATAGCATTCATATGCTCGAAGGACATGACCATTTGATTTTTTTCCAATGTTACCAATCAACTTCCACCTATGAGCCGGCCTATCAGAGTGTTCAAAACGAAGGGTGGATAACCACTCACAAACT from Helianthus annuus cultivar XRQ/B chromosome 7, HanXRQr2.0-SUNRISE, whole genome shotgun sequence includes the following:
- the LOC110866439 gene encoding uncharacterized protein LOC110866439, yielding MGDPSSFTLPCLIGNMSVSHALADLGASINLMPYKVFTKLDLGELSPTRMSIRLADRSIKYPRGFVENMLVKIDKFVFPVDFVILDMNEDSRVLLILGRPFLNTARTIVDVAAGQITLRVNDEHVTFDIKR